In Desulfomonile tiedjei DSM 6799, a genomic segment contains:
- a CDS encoding universal stress protein — translation MNGIGLCAIFSRQGDWAFDYALNLARHYKCKLNIFHFLESPYMLRRDVVFVDAEKTETAPVTPELIAKKDKELRESFEDRLGDYVEVGFRLCEGNDEWELRKCFKKGDYEILVIGYNAKHAAFGGTTTIEEFGAKFKGPLVLIGPDQADSYYLNGEAEKRVAELLIPEGKWKPIGS, via the coding sequence ATGAATGGAATAGGTCTGTGTGCCATTTTCTCACGCCAGGGAGACTGGGCCTTTGATTATGCCTTGAATTTGGCGCGCCATTACAAGTGCAAACTCAATATTTTTCATTTTCTCGAATCACCGTACATGCTTCGAAGAGACGTGGTTTTTGTGGATGCCGAAAAAACGGAAACCGCACCGGTTACGCCGGAGCTGATAGCGAAAAAAGACAAAGAATTGAGAGAAAGCTTCGAGGATCGGTTGGGTGACTATGTTGAAGTAGGATTCCGGCTCTGCGAGGGCAATGATGAATGGGAACTCAGAAAGTGCTTTAAGAAAGGGGATTATGAGATTCTCGTGATCGGGTACAACGCGAAACACGCGGCTTTCGGAGGTACTACCACTATCGAGGAATTCGGCGCCAAATTCAAAGGACCTCTCGTTTTGATCGGACCCGATCAGGCGGATTCGTATTATTTGAATGGGGAAGCGGAGAAGAGAGTCGCTGAACTTCTCATCCCGGAAGGGAAATGGAAACCCATCGGCTCCTAG
- a CDS encoding (Fe-S)-binding protein, with product MSQIEESNDFGSEIPEKLGSPEERIWPLKQEFTPEMLAEMESMLASKLNRVVATSLAGCIHCGMCSDACHYSVSIPEDKTLVPAYKADRFRKWYKSRYDWMGRIFPSFVGAQPLTSELAEEMFDKLFGGCTMCRRCTYNCPMGVDYGMMVRAARSMMQQVGRCPANLQETVDTHYNHGNNMAVPQDEFIETIEWIEEELQDEEGCENYTIPIDKKGAQYFLTLNPREPKYYPLTIQASAKVLNAAGVDFTISSRYWDLTNYALFNGNDADARLFSMWQAEDVKRLGCEYLLSGECGHGYRALRWELPNWLGGVPFKITSMMELMAKLIMENRIRLDKSVWKGHRFTYHDSCNIARSGGILEEPRIVINAAVDDFVEMEHNRERSFCCGGGGGALAMSEFSKRRIAAGKIKADEIRATGANVVLQSCHNCTDQLKEIVDHYHIEAKVMNLAELLSPALIL from the coding sequence ATGTCACAGATTGAAGAAAGCAATGATTTCGGTTCAGAAATCCCCGAAAAACTAGGTTCGCCGGAAGAGAGAATATGGCCTCTGAAACAGGAATTCACGCCCGAGATGCTGGCGGAAATGGAGTCCATGCTTGCATCCAAATTAAATCGAGTGGTTGCAACCTCCCTCGCCGGCTGCATTCATTGCGGAATGTGCAGTGATGCCTGCCATTACAGTGTGTCGATTCCCGAGGACAAAACCCTTGTGCCGGCATATAAAGCGGATAGATTTCGCAAATGGTACAAGAGCAGGTACGACTGGATGGGCCGAATTTTCCCATCCTTTGTCGGAGCACAGCCGCTCACCAGCGAACTTGCCGAAGAAATGTTCGATAAGCTTTTCGGCGGGTGCACCATGTGCAGGCGTTGCACGTATAATTGCCCTATGGGAGTCGATTACGGGATGATGGTACGCGCGGCCCGAAGCATGATGCAGCAGGTTGGCAGATGCCCGGCGAATCTCCAGGAAACCGTTGATACTCATTACAATCACGGCAACAATATGGCCGTTCCTCAAGACGAGTTCATCGAGACAATCGAATGGATAGAAGAAGAACTCCAAGATGAGGAAGGCTGCGAGAACTATACTATTCCAATCGACAAGAAAGGTGCTCAGTACTTTCTCACCCTGAATCCTCGAGAACCCAAGTACTATCCTCTGACTATTCAGGCCAGTGCGAAAGTATTGAATGCAGCGGGAGTCGATTTCACTATTTCCTCACGTTATTGGGATCTTACCAACTACGCACTTTTCAATGGCAACGATGCGGACGCTCGGCTTTTCTCCATGTGGCAAGCTGAAGATGTGAAACGCCTGGGTTGCGAGTACCTTCTCTCTGGTGAGTGCGGGCACGGATACCGGGCGCTCAGGTGGGAATTGCCCAATTGGTTGGGTGGCGTCCCATTCAAGATCACCAGCATGATGGAGCTGATGGCGAAACTTATCATGGAGAACAGAATCAGATTAGATAAATCCGTGTGGAAAGGTCATCGATTCACATATCACGATTCGTGCAACATAGCTCGCTCCGGGGGTATTCTGGAGGAACCGCGGATCGTTATTAACGCTGCGGTGGACGATTTTGTCGAAATGGAACACAATAGAGAAAGGAGCTTCTGCTGTGGAGGAGGTGGAGGCGCACTTGCGATGTCGGAGTTCTCAAAACGTCGAATAGCTGCCGGAAAGATCAAGGCTGACGAGATTCGCGCGACAGGGGCAAATGTGGTACTCCAGTCCTGTCACAATTGCACGGACCAGTTGAAAGAAATTGTCGATCATTACCATATAGAAGCCAAGGTCATGAATCTCGCTGAACTGCTATCTCCGGCTCTCATTCTTTAG
- a CDS encoding IS701 family transposase, giving the protein MKRSIPDPFGIDEIHFRACFSAPSFRIFVALVVGWVLTMGKHTISQVILTMRLHESKHFASIYRFLGKGRWETDFVSYFVFRMLVETLIAEGIEILVVIDDTLNKHTGKKICGAGWQHDGSLPKHTKQKGYGVCFVIIGLAIRLPGISDRMFCLPYAARLWWPPKAKFNPKSLPYKTKPELGLDLINLTHSWLQEGERLRIVFDLGYCCDTILKARPKNVHITGRLRKDAALFAVLEPAPFTVMGRPRKRGARLPSLETMFQDPNLGWNEIRVFCYGKQTKLLIHQFTALWYHSAGQQPLSIVLCHDPAGHHANMVFFDTDPQAAPQQIIERYAARFSIEMTNRETKNLLGAAEPQCRKETSVTRAPMFAYWAYCFVVLWFVGQFVTAKNLVADPAPWYCRKKSFTFSDMLAAARRSHFSLRIYSKASRINKFEKLNGPRSTRGLDHARIAKL; this is encoded by the coding sequence TTGAAGAGATCTATACCAGATCCGTTCGGGATTGACGAGATTCATTTCAGAGCGTGTTTCAGCGCACCGAGTTTCCGTATCTTCGTTGCGCTGGTGGTCGGTTGGGTGCTCACTATGGGCAAGCACACTATCAGCCAGGTGATTCTGACCATGAGACTCCATGAATCCAAGCACTTCGCCAGCATCTACCGATTCCTCGGCAAGGGACGATGGGAGACTGACTTTGTCTCCTATTTCGTCTTCAGAATGTTGGTAGAAACGCTGATTGCAGAAGGGATCGAGATCCTTGTGGTGATTGACGACACCTTGAACAAGCACACTGGCAAGAAGATCTGTGGCGCGGGCTGGCAGCATGATGGTTCACTCCCAAAGCATACTAAGCAAAAGGGGTATGGAGTGTGCTTTGTCATCATAGGACTGGCGATTCGCCTTCCCGGCATCAGCGATCGCATGTTTTGTCTGCCATACGCTGCCCGCCTTTGGTGGCCGCCAAAGGCCAAGTTTAATCCCAAGAGCCTGCCCTACAAGACAAAACCCGAACTTGGATTGGATCTTATAAATCTGACTCATTCATGGCTCCAAGAGGGAGAAAGACTGAGAATTGTGTTCGACCTGGGATACTGCTGCGATACCATCCTCAAAGCACGACCCAAGAATGTGCACATTACAGGGAGGCTGAGAAAGGATGCAGCTTTGTTCGCTGTGCTGGAACCTGCTCCATTTACAGTGATGGGCAGACCTCGCAAGAGAGGCGCTCGACTGCCCTCCCTGGAAACGATGTTCCAGGACCCCAATCTGGGGTGGAATGAGATTAGGGTCTTCTGCTATGGAAAACAAACTAAGCTCCTGATACATCAGTTCACGGCGCTATGGTATCATAGCGCAGGGCAACAGCCTCTTTCGATCGTGTTGTGCCATGACCCGGCCGGCCACCATGCCAATATGGTGTTTTTCGATACGGACCCTCAGGCTGCACCACAGCAGATTATCGAGCGCTACGCTGCACGCTTTAGCATTGAGATGACCAATCGAGAGACCAAGAACCTCCTGGGTGCGGCTGAACCTCAGTGTCGGAAAGAGACCTCGGTAACCCGTGCCCCTATGTTTGCTTACTGGGCCTACTGCTTTGTAGTGCTTTGGTTCGTTGGGCAATTCGTCACTGCAAAGAACCTCGTTGCCGACCCGGCTCCCTGGTACTGCCGGAAAAAGTCGTTCACCTTTTCAGACATGCTGGCAGCAGCTCGAAGGAGTCATTTCTCGCTGAGAATTTATTCGAAAGCCAGCCGAATCAATAAGTTCGAAAAACTCAACGGCCCGCGCTCCACGCGCGGACTCGACCATGCAAGAATCGCGAAACTATAG
- a CDS encoding metal-dependent transcriptional regulator — protein sequence MESPTALNAVQEEYLIAALLFEKRNFRVPIAALAKHFGIHFCFARAAVNGLVKIGLLELSPHSGARLTVEGGVRARDIERRRTAIVEALSETLDLDMKTAEEAARNMRRALSRSDVNRIMCSRLRLRQSTLMDSVEPNSERRTIVSFPSSV from the coding sequence ATGGAGTCACCGACAGCTCTTAACGCAGTTCAAGAGGAATACCTTATAGCAGCCCTGCTCTTTGAAAAAAGAAATTTCCGTGTCCCGATTGCGGCACTGGCAAAGCATTTTGGGATACATTTCTGCTTCGCACGCGCAGCGGTTAACGGGTTGGTGAAAATCGGCCTTCTGGAGCTATCGCCGCACTCTGGTGCTCGGCTTACGGTAGAGGGTGGAGTGAGAGCTCGTGACATTGAGCGTCGGCGGACCGCAATTGTCGAGGCATTGTCCGAGACTCTCGACTTGGATATGAAAACCGCCGAAGAAGCCGCTCGCAATATGAGAAGGGCTCTCTCCCGTTCCGATGTAAATCGGATCATGTGCTCCCGTCTCCGGCTTCGTCAGTCCACGTTGATGGACAGCGTAGAGCCCAACTCCGAAAGACGTACTATCGTGTCTTTCCCTTCATCTGTATAG
- a CDS encoding DMT family transporter: MEFCYILLAMIAGACAPVQAGINSQLRLWTDDPIVAATISFAVGTLGLLGYVFVLKIPWPPFSTAGSLPWWQWTGGFLGAFLVVITIILAPRMGAATMIGFLIAGQMLVSLVLDHFGLIGYEIRPASLVRIIGAALLIVGVVLIRKF, encoded by the coding sequence ATGGAATTTTGTTACATTCTTCTTGCTATGATTGCAGGAGCATGCGCTCCGGTGCAAGCCGGGATCAATTCGCAGCTCAGGTTATGGACTGACGATCCGATTGTCGCGGCAACCATATCCTTTGCAGTGGGGACTTTGGGTTTGCTCGGGTATGTTTTCGTGTTGAAAATTCCCTGGCCTCCTTTTTCTACTGCAGGCAGTCTGCCGTGGTGGCAATGGACCGGTGGGTTTTTGGGAGCTTTTCTCGTTGTAATTACAATCATTCTAGCACCCAGAATGGGCGCGGCAACCATGATCGGATTTCTGATTGCCGGTCAAATGCTTGTGAGTCTGGTGCTGGATCACTTCGGCCTAATTGGCTATGAGATCCGACCGGCAAGTCTTGTCAGGATAATCGGTGCTGCCCTTCTCATTGTTGGGGTCGTGCTCATAAGAAAATTTTGA
- a CDS encoding response regulator: MPKRILVVDDEPDMVTFLTTLLEDNGYATLTAADGEEALQMCKSEKPDLVSLDLLMPNKTGIKMYRELRKDDEIKDIPVIMVTGFGKDDVPSMDFKEWIQKRAIKPPEAYIEKPVDKDVLLSAIKKALG; this comes from the coding sequence ATGCCAAAAAGAATTCTGGTGGTGGATGACGAGCCTGATATGGTCACATTCTTGACGACCTTGCTCGAAGATAACGGATATGCGACGCTTACTGCCGCAGACGGAGAAGAAGCGCTTCAAATGTGCAAGTCTGAAAAACCTGACCTTGTTTCGCTCGATCTGCTTATGCCCAATAAAACCGGAATCAAGATGTACAGAGAATTGCGAAAGGATGATGAAATAAAAGATATTCCCGTCATCATGGTGACCGGATTCGGGAAAGACGATGTTCCAAGCATGGATTTCAAGGAATGGATACAAAAAAGAGCTATCAAGCCACCTGAGGCATATATTGAAAAACCGGTCGATAAGGACGTCTTACTGTCCGCGATTAAGAAGGCTCTCGGGTAG
- a CDS encoding GGDEF domain-containing response regulator, which translates to MKVLVAEDNRFFRRLVEASLQQWGHEVLGCEDGSQAWDLLMQDAPPRLALLDWEMPKLQGIEICRRLRALKDRPYVYLILLTAKSRKDDIIKGLDSGADDYVTKPFDPVELRVRLRAATRILELQEDLMAACQAAEQRAQEDSLTGLWNHSAILDILRKELDRSARSGGNLGVILADVDYFKRINDSYGHLVGDRVLRSIGRAMRENLRSHDSIGRYGGEEFLVVLPDCCEGDLISLAERLRKAILDDCARDTQKVLRTMSFGCTCVDGKVAMCLDAIVHAADEALYRAKKNGRNRIEVQLVATDSKCLDVIN; encoded by the coding sequence ATGAAAGTACTGGTGGCTGAAGACAACAGGTTCTTCAGACGATTGGTAGAGGCGAGCTTACAGCAATGGGGACATGAGGTCCTAGGCTGTGAGGATGGAAGTCAAGCCTGGGATCTCCTCATGCAGGACGCACCTCCGAGGCTTGCACTGCTTGACTGGGAAATGCCGAAGCTTCAAGGGATAGAGATTTGTCGCAGATTACGCGCCCTGAAAGATCGTCCTTACGTGTACCTGATTCTGCTCACTGCCAAGAGCAGGAAGGACGATATCATCAAGGGACTCGATTCCGGGGCTGACGATTATGTTACCAAGCCGTTCGATCCGGTAGAGCTTCGCGTCCGTCTCAGGGCGGCAACGAGAATCCTGGAATTGCAGGAAGATCTCATGGCTGCGTGTCAAGCCGCCGAACAGCGGGCCCAGGAAGACTCCCTCACAGGACTGTGGAACCATTCTGCGATCCTGGACATTCTCCGCAAGGAATTGGATCGATCTGCTCGATCGGGCGGAAACTTGGGGGTAATTCTTGCCGATGTCGATTACTTTAAGCGCATCAATGATTCCTATGGTCATCTTGTAGGCGATCGAGTCCTGCGGAGCATAGGCCGGGCGATGAGAGAAAACCTGAGATCCCATGATTCGATCGGACGTTACGGAGGAGAAGAGTTTCTGGTAGTCTTGCCCGATTGTTGTGAAGGAGATCTCATCAGTCTGGCGGAACGACTCAGGAAAGCAATTCTGGATGACTGTGCTCGTGACACGCAGAAAGTTCTACGGACCATGAGTTTCGGTTGTACGTGTGTCGACGGCAAAGTAGCGATGTGCCTCGACGCGATCGTCCATGCGGCGGATGAAGCACTTTACAGGGCCAAGAAGAACGGACGGAATCGAATAGAGGTTCAGCTTGTCGCGACCGATAGTAAGTGCCTCGACGTTATAAACTGA
- a CDS encoding FeoA family protein, which translates to MWEISIIVGMGLATGLFLLRNQLRKLAVGDTEQYCCKGEYSPVNSYCQNTKPLISGNCRGFEADPLDKNPSAAESRSTKSRDPIKGLSARSLLSIEPGRTGTVLALTGGREFEAKLISMGFNVGSEVTILKNGVGGTGLLVATGDTRLAIGKGIAERIVVAVDSTDESID; encoded by the coding sequence ATGTGGGAGATTTCAATAATTGTCGGCATGGGATTAGCAACAGGCCTGTTTCTTCTGAGAAATCAGTTGCGCAAACTTGCTGTAGGCGATACTGAACAGTACTGCTGCAAAGGCGAATATTCGCCAGTGAATTCTTATTGTCAAAATACTAAGCCGCTAATTTCAGGTAACTGTCGCGGTTTCGAGGCTGACCCCTTGGACAAAAACCCTTCGGCAGCGGAATCAAGGTCAACCAAAAGTCGCGACCCGATAAAAGGACTCTCTGCCCGTTCTCTCCTCAGCATTGAACCCGGGAGAACGGGAACAGTGTTGGCACTTACCGGCGGACGTGAATTTGAAGCCAAGCTGATCAGCATGGGATTTAATGTAGGCAGTGAGGTCACAATATTAAAGAACGGAGTCGGCGGGACCGGTCTTCTCGTCGCCACGGGAGACACTCGCTTGGCTATCGGAAAAGGAATCGCTGAACGAATAGTCGTGGCAGTAGATTCTACGGATGAATCGATAGACTAA
- a CDS encoding two-component system sensor histidine kinase NtrB: MQKGRNYRYKGRDIKCENCPVEQTFLDGHAHSSEQVWSHSGKEVYMVTHTSPISDEKGEITAVMEMCTDVTEVKLLQNELAVLGETVAGMSHAVKNILSGLEGGVYVVDSGLRTENQSKITSGWAMVKKNVSKVSDLVKDILYASKERKPEYQSCDPSKILSEIYDLYLDQAEAKGITLIRDFPSELSLGIMDPKGIHSAIANLISNAIVACCEDPEIEERWIKISARVENDNLIASVKDNGPGMPEEVRQNLFKKFFSTKGSRGTGLGLVVTRKVIEEHGGTIWVESSPGQGTEFFIRVPLRPDDGQHVAVL; encoded by the coding sequence ATACAAAAAGGGCGAAACTATAGGTACAAGGGGCGGGACATAAAATGCGAGAATTGTCCGGTAGAGCAAACGTTCCTGGACGGGCATGCGCACTCGTCGGAACAAGTCTGGAGTCATTCAGGCAAAGAAGTATACATGGTTACGCATACCTCGCCCATTTCCGACGAAAAAGGTGAAATTACTGCTGTCATGGAAATGTGCACGGACGTTACCGAAGTAAAGCTGCTCCAGAATGAACTCGCAGTACTGGGAGAAACAGTTGCCGGTATGTCACATGCGGTAAAAAATATCCTGTCTGGCCTGGAAGGCGGAGTCTACGTCGTGGATTCTGGACTCAGGACTGAGAATCAGTCAAAAATCACATCCGGCTGGGCAATGGTCAAAAAGAACGTGAGCAAAGTATCGGATTTGGTGAAAGACATCCTGTATGCATCCAAGGAGAGAAAACCCGAGTATCAGTCATGCGACCCGTCCAAGATTTTGTCTGAAATCTACGATCTCTATTTGGATCAGGCAGAAGCGAAAGGTATTACTCTGATACGGGATTTTCCTTCCGAGCTCTCGCTCGGGATCATGGATCCGAAAGGTATCCACAGCGCGATAGCTAATCTCATATCCAACGCGATAGTGGCCTGCTGCGAAGATCCCGAAATCGAGGAGCGATGGATCAAAATCAGCGCACGGGTAGAAAACGACAATCTCATAGCAAGCGTCAAGGATAATGGCCCGGGCATGCCTGAAGAAGTGCGACAAAACCTTTTCAAGAAGTTCTTCTCTACCAAGGGCTCCAGAGGGACCGGACTCGGACTCGTAGTGACGAGAAAAGTCATTGAGGAGCATGGAGGGACCATATGGGTCGAATCTTCACCGGGACAAGGTACCGAATTCTTCATTCGGGTACCTCTCAGGCCTGACGACGGACAACACGTTGCGGTTTTGTAA
- a CDS encoding cupin domain-containing protein, producing the protein MSDFPLIKNVPFSETLVLTDLVEYQEGRVVSRTFVQNKLISFTLFAFDKGEGLSAHTASGDAFVQILDGEALINIGGKDFVVKTGEVVVMPANVSHSLEARERFKMLLTVVKGEG; encoded by the coding sequence GTGAGCGATTTCCCTTTAATCAAAAATGTGCCTTTCTCAGAGACTCTCGTACTGACAGACCTGGTTGAATATCAAGAGGGTCGCGTCGTAAGCAGGACGTTTGTTCAAAATAAGCTTATCAGCTTTACTCTATTTGCATTCGACAAAGGAGAAGGACTCAGCGCCCATACGGCATCAGGCGATGCCTTCGTCCAGATTCTGGATGGAGAGGCCCTGATCAACATCGGCGGGAAGGATTTTGTGGTTAAGACAGGAGAAGTGGTGGTAATGCCTGCAAATGTCTCTCATTCGCTGGAAGCGAGAGAGCGTTTCAAAATGCTTCTTACAGTGGTTAAAGGAGAGGGTTGA
- a CDS encoding PAS domain-containing protein, with protein MLNDAIRFFKDFSGKLRFKLSFYAGLTVFLTLVAFTYHSLSIQEQNLVQERVAAALKDSEVIKAAIWNGMMTKDREVIREIVQAIGEQEGFKEINIYDREGILHYTSKHVQNGILGSKGDSEANPLLKNMGTNSSVRYEFADDGKILNVVNPLVNTKSCSTAACHAHPESHPVLGALEVKMPLEGLRRQIVNHARQIYVFAFFLFILVSTIIGVGVIFLVSRPLRNLAEQTFKMARGEYEPQPLRKGKDSISTLWRSFDTMSRQINERTRELEQSRRMYKELFEKVPCFLTVIDRDYRIVRANEAFTEEFGNQTGMQCFAGKKGKGQKCLSCPVERTFSDGLSHRSEETWCTANRAKTVHVIVNTAPIYDETGSVSEVLEMSVDVTRIAKLQLELEKKQSELQHLIENVPCYLTVVDRSYRIAFFNKSFAEEFGSSWGKHCYSVYKL; from the coding sequence ATGCTGAACGATGCCATACGATTTTTCAAAGACTTCTCGGGAAAACTTCGTTTCAAGCTGAGTTTTTATGCCGGCTTGACCGTATTTCTCACACTTGTGGCATTCACGTATCACAGTCTTTCCATTCAGGAACAAAATCTTGTGCAAGAAAGGGTGGCCGCAGCCCTGAAAGATTCAGAGGTGATAAAGGCTGCCATTTGGAATGGCATGATGACCAAGGACAGGGAGGTCATCCGGGAGATCGTTCAGGCCATTGGCGAGCAAGAAGGCTTCAAAGAAATCAATATCTACGATAGAGAAGGGATTCTGCATTACACCAGCAAACATGTGCAAAACGGCATTCTGGGGAGTAAGGGGGATTCCGAAGCCAATCCGCTTCTCAAAAATATGGGAACCAATTCCTCCGTGAGGTACGAATTTGCCGACGACGGAAAGATCCTCAATGTCGTGAATCCTCTGGTAAATACAAAGAGCTGTTCAACTGCCGCATGCCATGCACATCCGGAATCCCATCCGGTATTGGGAGCTCTGGAAGTGAAAATGCCTCTGGAAGGATTGAGGCGGCAGATAGTCAATCATGCGCGACAGATCTATGTTTTCGCTTTCTTCTTGTTCATTCTTGTCTCTACTATCATAGGTGTTGGAGTCATATTCCTGGTGAGCCGACCGCTCCGGAACCTTGCAGAACAGACTTTCAAAATGGCCCGAGGGGAGTACGAGCCCCAGCCTCTTCGGAAAGGAAAGGATTCAATTTCAACCCTGTGGCGTTCCTTCGATACTATGAGCAGGCAAATCAACGAGCGCACGAGGGAACTCGAACAGAGCAGGAGAATGTACAAGGAACTCTTTGAAAAGGTTCCCTGCTTTCTGACTGTCATAGATCGAGACTATCGGATTGTTCGAGCGAATGAAGCATTCACGGAAGAATTCGGAAATCAGACGGGAATGCAGTGTTTTGCCGGGAAAAAAGGAAAAGGACAGAAGTGCCTTTCCTGCCCGGTCGAGAGGACTTTTTCGGACGGGCTGTCGCACCGCAGCGAAGAAACATGGTGCACTGCAAATAGGGCAAAGACGGTTCATGTTATTGTGAATACCGCTCCGATATATGATGAAACGGGAAGCGTCTCCGAGGTTTTGGAAATGTCCGTGGACGTGACCCGAATAGCGAAACTCCAACTTGAATTGGAAAAGAAGCAGTCTGAGCTGCAGCATCTCATAGAGAATGTCCCATGTTATCTAACCGTGGTTGACCGCTCGTACAGGATTGCTTTCTTCAACAAGTCCTTTGCCGAAGAATTCGGAAGTAGCTGGGGAAAACATTGTTATTCCGTGTACAAGCTATAG